Proteins co-encoded in one Variovorax terrae genomic window:
- the chrA gene encoding chromate efflux transporter — translation MDTAERPTPIALRDALRFWLKLGFISFGGPAGQIAIMHRELVEQRRWISERRFLHALNYCMLLPGPEAQQLATYIGWLMHRSWGGVAAGALFVLPSLFILIALSWVYVVFGQVPVVAGLFYGIKPAVAAIVVQAVWRIGGKTLRNPAKVPVLWSIAAISFVAIAFLKLPFPWVVLGAALTGWLGAKVAPAQFQGIGGPAHAQSTGGPALIDDDTPTPEHARFRPARLAAVLAVGAVLWLAPMGALVAWQGWQATLTQMGWFFTKAAMLTFGGAYAVLPYVYQGAVEQFQWLTGPQMIDGLALGETTPGPLIMVVAFVGFLGGWSQQVLGPEARFLGAALAAVVVTWFTFLPSFLFILAGGPLVESTHGKLHFTAPLTAITAAVVGVIASLALFFIAHIALRTGTSVAFHSRIDVAALALGGLAALALLRYKLGVIPVIAGCALAGLALRMAGWG, via the coding sequence ATGGACACCGCTGAACGCCCCACCCCCATTGCCTTGCGCGACGCCCTGCGCTTCTGGCTCAAGCTCGGCTTCATCAGCTTCGGCGGGCCGGCCGGGCAGATCGCGATCATGCACCGCGAGCTGGTGGAGCAGCGGCGCTGGATCAGCGAGCGGCGCTTCCTGCATGCGCTCAACTACTGCATGCTGCTGCCTGGCCCGGAGGCGCAGCAGCTCGCCACCTACATCGGCTGGCTGATGCACCGCAGCTGGGGCGGCGTGGCGGCGGGCGCGCTGTTCGTGCTGCCCTCGCTGTTCATCCTGATCGCGCTGAGCTGGGTCTACGTGGTGTTCGGCCAGGTGCCCGTGGTGGCGGGGCTGTTCTACGGCATCAAGCCGGCGGTAGCGGCCATCGTGGTGCAGGCGGTCTGGCGCATCGGCGGAAAAACACTGCGAAATCCCGCGAAGGTCCCTGTCCTGTGGTCGATTGCTGCTATCAGTTTTGTAGCAATTGCTTTCCTGAAGTTACCGTTCCCCTGGGTCGTGCTGGGCGCCGCCCTCACCGGCTGGCTGGGCGCGAAAGTGGCGCCGGCCCAGTTCCAGGGCATCGGCGGGCCGGCCCATGCGCAGTCCACCGGCGGCCCGGCCCTGATCGACGACGACACGCCCACCCCCGAGCACGCGCGCTTCAGGCCCGCGCGGCTGGCGGCGGTGCTGGCCGTGGGCGCGGTGCTCTGGCTGGCCCCGATGGGTGCGCTGGTGGCCTGGCAGGGCTGGCAGGCCACGCTCACGCAGATGGGCTGGTTCTTCACCAAGGCCGCGATGCTGACCTTCGGCGGCGCCTACGCGGTGCTGCCCTATGTGTACCAGGGCGCGGTGGAGCAGTTCCAGTGGCTCACCGGGCCGCAGATGATCGACGGCCTCGCGCTGGGCGAGACCACGCCCGGGCCGCTGATCATGGTGGTGGCCTTCGTCGGCTTCCTCGGCGGCTGGAGCCAGCAGGTGCTGGGGCCTGAGGCGCGGTTCCTGGGCGCGGCGCTGGCGGCCGTGGTGGTGACCTGGTTCACCTTCCTGCCCTCCTTCCTGTTCATCCTGGCCGGCGGGCCGCTGGTGGAGTCCACCCACGGCAAGCTGCACTTCACGGCGCCGCTCACCGCCATCACCGCGGCGGTGGTCGGCGTGATCGCCAGCCTCGCTCTGTTTTTCATAGCGCACATTGCCCTCCGGACGGGGACCTCCGTCGCTTTTCATTCAAGAATCGACGTCGCGGCGCTGGCGCTCGGCGGGCTGGCGGCGCTGGCCCTGCTGCGCTACAAGCTGGGCGTGATCCCGGTGATCGCGGGCTGTGCGCTCGCGGGGCTGGCATTGCGGATGGCCGGCTGGGGCTGA
- a CDS encoding alpha/beta hydrolase, with protein MIDASPNSLLRLLRETGPRWHSDIGAGRDAMLAAYAPLLAAAPVAALRSARDLAYGSDPRQVLDIHAPPEAAGLPVMVFVHGGAFVRGDKAQTPWVYENVPLEFARHGFVAVNVEYRLAPQAPWPEGARDVRDAVLWVTRHIGDWGGDAARIFLFGHSAACAHCASAAWDARVRPPQGLPVRGLVLASPRVVADLRPDNPNAHGVRAYYGADESRYAERAPMAQLRADAPPTFVALAQYENPLIDFYGFELAHRLAQLCDAQGAPMPRFVQYPDHNHMSLLAQFNTPDNLLGADLRDWCARVERGEFAGRQGAQPQPAIRNASPASAQPAITGITPSL; from the coding sequence ATGATCGACGCTTCACCCAACTCCTTGCTGCGCCTGCTGCGCGAAACGGGGCCGCGCTGGCACAGCGACATCGGCGCCGGGCGCGATGCCATGCTGGCAGCCTATGCCCCGCTGCTGGCCGCCGCGCCCGTGGCCGCGCTACGCAGCGCGCGCGACCTGGCCTATGGCAGCGACCCGCGCCAGGTGCTGGACATCCACGCGCCGCCCGAGGCCGCCGGGCTGCCGGTGATGGTGTTCGTGCACGGCGGCGCCTTCGTGCGCGGCGACAAGGCGCAGACGCCCTGGGTCTACGAGAACGTGCCGCTCGAATTCGCGCGCCACGGCTTCGTGGCGGTGAATGTCGAGTACCGGCTCGCGCCGCAGGCCCCCTGGCCCGAAGGCGCGCGCGACGTGCGCGATGCCGTGCTGTGGGTGACCCGGCACATCGGCGACTGGGGCGGCGATGCCGCGCGGATCTTCCTGTTCGGCCACTCGGCGGCCTGCGCCCACTGCGCCAGTGCGGCCTGGGACGCCCGCGTGCGCCCGCCGCAAGGCTTGCCGGTGCGCGGCCTGGTGCTGGCCAGCCCGCGCGTGGTGGCCGACCTGCGGCCCGACAACCCCAACGCCCACGGCGTGCGCGCCTACTACGGCGCAGACGAATCACGCTATGCCGAACGCGCGCCGATGGCGCAGCTGCGCGCCGACGCGCCGCCCACCTTCGTGGCGCTGGCGCAGTACGAGAACCCGCTGATCGACTTCTACGGCTTCGAGCTGGCGCACCGGCTGGCGCAGCTGTGCGACGCGCAGGGCGCGCCGATGCCTCGCTTCGTGCAGTACCCGGACCACAACCACATGAGCCTGCTGGCACAGTTCAACACGCCGGACAACCTGCTCGGCGCCGACCTCCGCGACTGGTGCGCGCGCGTGGAGCGCGGCGAGTTCGCCGGCCGCCAGGGCGCTCAGCCCCAGCCGGCCATCCGCAATGCCAGCCCCGCGAGCGCACAGCCCGCGATCACCGGGATCACGCCCAGCTTGTAG
- a CDS encoding FadR/GntR family transcriptional regulator codes for MTTRFKSVVPGAHLSDQVADALAAEIRAGRLGVGSKLPTEAELVGQFSVSRTVVREAVSRLKSIGLVDSRQGSGVYVKKAGFSPLNFDARHAESREAVIQMVEVRRALEAEVAALAAQRRTSADVKLIRQAIAALDQAVQAGGDGVDEDVKFHRAIADAARNPFLIGTLEYLGQFLRGATRVTRANEARRADFARQVSEEHEAIVRAIDAGDATKARQAAARHMNNAIRRIEQADPAFWQQEGEQLARKLVSGLGSVIN; via the coding sequence ATGACAACTCGCTTCAAGTCCGTGGTGCCCGGGGCGCACCTGTCCGACCAGGTGGCCGACGCGCTGGCCGCCGAGATCCGGGCCGGGCGCCTGGGCGTGGGCAGCAAGCTGCCCACCGAGGCCGAGCTGGTCGGGCAGTTCTCGGTCAGCCGCACGGTGGTGCGCGAAGCGGTGTCGCGGCTCAAGTCGATCGGCCTGGTCGATTCGCGCCAGGGCAGCGGCGTGTACGTGAAGAAGGCGGGCTTCTCGCCGCTCAACTTCGACGCGCGCCATGCCGAATCGCGCGAGGCCGTGATCCAGATGGTGGAGGTGCGCCGCGCCCTGGAGGCCGAAGTTGCCGCGCTGGCGGCGCAGCGGCGCACCAGCGCCGACGTGAAGCTGATCCGCCAGGCGATTGCCGCGCTGGACCAGGCCGTCCAGGCCGGCGGCGACGGCGTGGACGAGGACGTGAAGTTCCACCGCGCGATCGCCGACGCGGCGCGCAACCCGTTTCTCATCGGCACGCTGGAGTACCTGGGCCAGTTCCTGCGCGGCGCCACCCGCGTGACCCGCGCCAACGAGGCGCGCCGCGCCGATTTCGCGCGCCAGGTCAGCGAGGAGCACGAGGCCATCGTGCGCGCCATCGATGCGGGCGATGCCACGAAGGCGCGGCAGGCCGCGGCGCGCCACATGAACAACGCGATCCGCCGCATCGAGCAGGCCGATCCGGCGTTCTGGCAGCAGGAGGGCGAGCAGCTCGCGCGCAAGCTGGTGTCGGGGCTGGGGTCTGTCATCAATTGA